Within the Nocardioides aurantiacus genome, the region CTCGGGCGCGGTGCCGGCGGGCCGGCCGATCACGGTCTGCTCGACCGGTGCGTCCGTGGGGGCGTCCGTGGGGGCGTCCGCCGGCTCGGCGTCCGCGGGCTCCGGAGGCCGGCTGTGGGCCAGGTCGCGGGGTGACGGCGGGCCGCTGGGCGCGCTCCCCTGCCCCTGACCACCGTTTCCGTTGCCGCCGTTGCCGTTGCCGCCGTTGTTGCCGTTCCCGTTGCCGTCGGAGTCGTCGCCACGACCGCCGCGGTTGCGGCCCCCGCGACCGCGACGCCCGCCGGAGCGGCCGTCGTCGTCGTTGGCCGCGCGGTGCTCGACCGGGTGGTCCTCCACCACGATGCCGCGTCCCTTGCAGGCCTCGCAGTCGTGGCTGAAGGCCTCGACCAGCCCGGTGCCGATGCGCTTGCGCGTCATCTGCACCAGCCCCAGCGAGGTCACCTCGGCGACCTGGTGGCGGGTGCGGTCGCGGCCCAGGCACTCGACCAGGCGCCGGAGCACCAGGTCGCGGTTGGACTCCAGGACCATGTCGATGAAGTCGACGACGATGATGCCGCCGATGTCACGCAGCCGGAGCTGGCGCACCATCTCCTCGGCCGCCTCCAGGTTGTTCTTGGTGACCGTCTCCTCCAGGTTGCCCCCGGAGCCGGTGAACTTCCCGGTGTTGACGTCGACCACCGTCATCGCCTCGGTGCGGTCGATGATGAGCGACCCACCCGAGGGCAGCCAGACCTTGCGGTCCAGGCCCTTGGCGATCTGCTCGTCGATCCGGTAGGCCGCGAAGACGTCGGCGCCGCCGTTCTGGCCCTGCTCGGCCGGGCCGTAGTGCTCGAGGCGCTCACGCAGCTCGGGAGCCACGTGGGAGACGTAGCCGTCGACCAGGTCCCACGCGTCGTCGCCCTGGACCACCAGGCGACCGAAGTCCTCGGTGAACAGGTCGCGGACGACCTTGAGGGTGAGATCGGGCTCGCCGTACAGCAGCTGCGGGGCCTTGCCGCCCTTGATCTTCTCCTCGATGTCGGACCAGCGCGCGGTGAGGCGCTCGACGTCGAGGGTGAGCTCCTCCTCCGAGGCGCCTTCGGCGGCGGTGCGGACGATGACGCCCGCACCGTCGGGGACGATCTGCTTGAGCAGCGTCTTGAGGCGGTGCCGCTCGGTGTCGGGGAGCTTGCGCGAGATGCCGGAGGTGGTGCCCTCGGGCACGTAGACGAGGAACCGGCCCGGGAGGCTGATCTGCCCGGTCAGCCGGGCGCCCTTGTGGCCGACGGGGTCCTTGGTCACCTGCACCAGGATCGACTGGCCCGAGGAGAGGACCGACTCGATCTTGCGCGGCTGCCCCTCCTGGTGGCCCAGGGCCTGCCAGTTGACCTCGCCGGCGTAGATGACCGCGTTGCGGCCCTTGCCGATGTCGACGAACGCCGCCTCCATCGAGGGCAGCACGTTCTGCACCCGTCCGACGTAGACGTTGCCGATCATCGAGGTCTGCGACTCACGGGCCACGTAGTGCTCCACGAGGACCTTGTCCTCGAGCACCGCGATCTGCGTGAGGTCCTGTCGCTGCCGGATCACCATGACCCGGTCGACGGCCTCGCGGCGGGCCAGGAACTCGGCCTCGCTGACGATCGGGGCGCGACGACGGCCGGCCTCACGACCCTCGCGACGCCGCTGCTTCTTGGCCTCGAGGCGGGTCGAGCCCTGCACGCTCGTGATCTCGTCCTCGGCGTTGCGCGGCCGGCGTGAGCGGCCGCCCCCGCCCTGGCCGCCGCCGCCCGATCCCGATCCCGAGCCACCGTTGTCCTGGGAGTCGCCCCCGTCGGAGTCGCCGGAGCGACGACGACGGCGCCGACGACGCGAGCCGCCGCTGCCACCCTCGCCGGAGTCATGGGCGTCGTTGGCGTCCTCGGAGTCCGGGGTGTCGCCCGACTCGCTCGCACCCGCGTCCTGGTCGGACGCGCCGTCGGGGTCGGCCGAGGCGCTGCCGCGGGAGCGCCCGCGACCCCGACCGCCCGATCCGGACCGGCCGGAGCCGTCCGCGGCGTCGGTGCTGGCGGGGCCGTCGGAGGTGTCGGAGCCGCCCGGGCCTTCAGAGCCGTCGGATCCGTCGGAGCCGTCACCGTCAGCGGCGTCCGAGGGCCGGCGGCGACGTCGGCCACCACGGCGACGGCGACGGCGGGGCGCGGTGTCGTCGCCCTCGTCGGTGTCGTCGCCCTCGTCGGCGTCGTCGGTCGCAACGTCGGCGTCGCCGGTGGTGGTGTCGCCGGTCGTGGTGTCGGGTGCCTCCGTCCCGGCGTCCGGGGCGTCCTCGGCGGCCGGGTCGGTGACGGTATCGTCGGCGTCGTCCTCGGCGGGGACGGCCTCGGCGTCGACCTTCTTCTTCGACCCGCTCTTCTTCTTGCCGCCCGACTTCTTCTTGGGCTTCTCGGGGGCGTCCGCGTCGCTGCTGCTGGTGGCGTCCGAGGCATCCGCGGGGGCAGCCGCGGGTGCATCGACGGCGACGGCCGCCTCGACCGGGGCCTCGGCGGCCTCGGCGGGCTCCGCAGTCTGGGCGGGCTCGGCGGGCTCCGCGGCGGGCGCGGGGGCGGCCTTGCGGGCGGCCCGCTTGCGCGGCGCGGCCTTCGTGGCCGGTGCCTGGAACAGCACGGCCGGAGCGGCGGGGGCCGTCTGCTCGTCGGTCTGCTCGTCGGGCTGCGGGGCGGCCGACTGGTCGACCGGCTGGTCCGCGGCGGGGGCGTCGACCGCCACCTCGGTGGGCGCGGCGGCCTCGGCGGGCGCCGGGGCGCCGGCAGGGCGGCGGGCGGCGGTCCGCTTGCGGGCGGCCGCCTTCTTGCGCGGCGCGGGGGCGTTCTCCGTCGTGTCACCGGTGCCGGCGTCCGGCTCGGCCGGCGCCGTCAGCGGGTCGGTCGGCTCGGGGGCGGCGGTCCGCTTGGCCGGAGCCTTGCGGGTGGTCTTGCGTGCGGTCTTGCGGGCCGGGGCCGCAGGCGCGTCCGCAGCCGCGTCGGGCGTCACCGGCGCGTTGGGGTCGGGCGTGGGGCCGGTCTCCGCCGGCGGCGTCGTGCCACCGACGCCGGGGGCGCCACCCGGGGAGTCCCCGGTGGTGTCGGGGCCGGGGGCCGACGGGTCGGGCGTGGGGGTGGTGGTCTGGTCGTCGTCGGGCACGGGATGAGCTCCTCGTGCACCGCGGGCCGGGGGTACCGGGCCTGCTGGTGCGTGGTCGCGGGGTGCGACGCGCCGTGGATGCGGCGCGCTGCACGCAAAGCCTGTCGGTGGCGACGACTCCTCCGCCTGTGCGCGTCGACGGGCGCTGTCCACACCGACCGCGGTCGCCGGGCCTATCGGGAAGCTGTCACCTTCACCGAGGGGCCGCGTCGCGGTCCGGTGCCAACGGGTCGCCCACCGTGCCGTCCGCCT harbors:
- a CDS encoding ribonuclease E/G, with the translated sequence MTAPAEPDAGTGDTTENAPAPRKKAAARKRTAARRPAGAPAPAEAAAPTEVAVDAPAADQPVDQSAAPQPDEQTDEQTAPAAPAVLFQAPATKAAPRKRAARKAAPAPAAEPAEPAQTAEPAEAAEAPVEAAVAVDAPAAAPADASDATSSSDADAPEKPKKKSGGKKKSGSKKKVDAEAVPAEDDADDTVTDPAAEDAPDAGTEAPDTTTGDTTTGDADVATDDADEGDDTDEGDDTAPRRRRRRGGRRRRRPSDAADGDGSDGSDGSEGPGGSDTSDGPASTDAADGSGRSGSGGRGRGRSRGSASADPDGASDQDAGASESGDTPDSEDANDAHDSGEGGSGGSRRRRRRRRSGDSDGGDSQDNGGSGSGSGGGGQGGGGRSRRPRNAEDEITSVQGSTRLEAKKQRRREGREAGRRRAPIVSEAEFLARREAVDRVMVIRQRQDLTQIAVLEDKVLVEHYVARESQTSMIGNVYVGRVQNVLPSMEAAFVDIGKGRNAVIYAGEVNWQALGHQEGQPRKIESVLSSGQSILVQVTKDPVGHKGARLTGQISLPGRFLVYVPEGTTSGISRKLPDTERHRLKTLLKQIVPDGAGVIVRTAAEGASEEELTLDVERLTARWSDIEEKIKGGKAPQLLYGEPDLTLKVVRDLFTEDFGRLVVQGDDAWDLVDGYVSHVAPELRERLEHYGPAEQGQNGGADVFAAYRIDEQIAKGLDRKVWLPSGGSLIIDRTEAMTVVDVNTGKFTGSGGNLEETVTKNNLEAAEEMVRQLRLRDIGGIIVVDFIDMVLESNRDLVLRRLVECLGRDRTRHQVAEVTSLGLVQMTRKRIGTGLVEAFSHDCEACKGRGIVVEDHPVEHRAANDDDGRSGGRRGRGGRNRGGRGDDSDGNGNGNNGGNGNGGNGNGGQGQGSAPSGPPSPRDLAHSRPPEPADAEPADAPTDAPTDAPVEQTVIGRPAGTAPEPQQVPSSGGPVEETGAAEPVAPVEQVEASDATPTETPGETPGETPGETPAETASEFPSETPSETPAETPAEAPVDTAARIVTSTRRRSARRAAGPPVVVAEPTEGPAAGQPEPSSPEVTTGDPRSGEALAPTVEEAEAPQGPDDTGDTEDQGDGEGSLLHVPVKRKGARKR